A region from the Halosolutus gelatinilyticus genome encodes:
- a CDS encoding type 1 glutamine amidotransferase, whose amino-acid sequence MRQLRLAVLNAAHRDVNTTRNFRRELDASLAEFDVTEGEVPDGFDFDGAVVTGSRSSVYWDEEWIETTKEWVRGAIDRELPILGICWGHQLLADVLGGTVEAMGVYEVGYSEIEHGGDSRLFDGISREFTVFTSHYDAVTELPPGAESLAENEYSNHGFRRGRVFGVQFHPEYDIKTARELVLRKDLSEERRRSVLDEITEENYQRACEAKLVFDNFVEYVRERSEAVSKPENASA is encoded by the coding sequence ATGAGACAGCTTCGGCTCGCCGTCCTGAACGCCGCCCACCGGGACGTGAACACGACGCGAAACTTCCGGCGCGAACTCGACGCCTCGCTGGCGGAGTTTGACGTCACCGAGGGCGAGGTCCCCGACGGGTTCGACTTCGACGGCGCCGTCGTCACCGGCTCTCGATCGTCGGTCTACTGGGACGAGGAGTGGATCGAGACGACGAAGGAGTGGGTGAGGGGGGCGATCGATCGCGAGCTTCCGATTCTCGGGATCTGCTGGGGCCACCAGTTGCTCGCGGACGTTCTCGGCGGCACCGTCGAGGCCATGGGCGTCTACGAGGTCGGCTACAGCGAAATCGAACACGGTGGCGACTCGCGGCTGTTCGACGGTATCTCCCGGGAGTTCACCGTCTTCACGAGCCACTACGATGCCGTGACCGAACTCCCGCCGGGGGCCGAGTCACTCGCCGAGAACGAGTACTCGAACCACGGCTTCCGAAGAGGGCGGGTCTTCGGCGTCCAGTTCCACCCCGAGTACGACATCAAGACCGCCCGCGAACTCGTTCTTCGGAAGGACCTCTCCGAGGAGCGGCGCCGATCGGTCCTCGACGAAATCACCGAGGAGAACTACCAGCGGGCCTGCGAGGCCAAACTCGTCTTCGACAACTTCGTCGAGTACGTTCGCGAGCGAAGCGAAGCGGTAAGCAAGCCCGAAAACGCTTCGGCGTAG
- a CDS encoding class I adenylate-forming enzyme family protein, whose translation MDGTTVTLSLARRADRFPDRTAIVDVSEHRLYAPAETVHDDRVSYGELAAIVDRTAERLAALDVGVGDTVCYVSRNRVASIALLFACRRLGATYAPISHRLTPATVKRPFEVLDPDLVVSEAAQRDLVRSIPFDRSVTLEKLAETDRTSTEDGDRVAVSVDEDADRDGPLLALHGETGRPIVGYSASAVEWNCITAAVTWGLSGDDSGLVSTPLSAADGLFRIALPLLYVGGTLVLDRAFDPGDALTAIDARDVTVLAGRATVVRELAADEGFAAIEAVDLVICDEATDQDLVAPYAARDVPMVRAYGRLECPTALCQTTGTDPVAGTGVGRPLPDCRARLVDDEGTTLDGAVEGRLQLSGPVLATDYVAASGTDDEEWYEPAIEEAAESAASDDGLDGTDEPAGEGEPDHSGDADGDRGRFEDNWFDTGDRFRRDEDGSYHSM comes from the coding sequence GTGGACGGGACGACCGTGACGCTTTCGCTGGCTCGCCGGGCCGATCGCTTCCCCGACCGTACTGCGATCGTGGACGTCTCGGAGCACCGTCTCTACGCGCCCGCCGAGACGGTCCACGATGATCGCGTCTCCTACGGCGAACTCGCCGCGATCGTCGATCGAACGGCCGAGCGCCTCGCGGCGCTGGACGTCGGCGTCGGCGACACCGTCTGTTACGTCTCGAGGAACCGGGTCGCCTCGATCGCGCTCCTGTTCGCCTGTCGTCGACTCGGCGCGACGTACGCCCCGATCTCGCACCGGCTGACGCCGGCGACCGTCAAGCGCCCGTTCGAGGTGCTCGATCCCGACCTCGTCGTCTCCGAGGCCGCCCAGCGGGACCTCGTGCGTTCGATCCCGTTCGACCGATCCGTGACGCTCGAGAAACTCGCCGAAACCGATCGGACGTCGACCGAGGACGGCGACCGAGTGGCCGTGTCAGTCGACGAGGACGCCGATCGCGACGGCCCGCTGCTCGCGCTGCACGGCGAAACCGGTCGGCCGATCGTCGGCTACTCGGCGAGCGCCGTCGAGTGGAACTGCATCACGGCCGCCGTAACGTGGGGGCTCTCGGGCGACGACTCGGGACTCGTATCGACGCCGCTGTCCGCCGCCGACGGTCTGTTCCGGATCGCGCTCCCGTTGCTCTACGTCGGCGGAACGCTGGTGCTCGATCGGGCCTTCGATCCGGGTGACGCGCTGACCGCGATCGACGCCCGCGACGTGACCGTCCTCGCCGGCCGCGCGACGGTGGTTCGCGAACTCGCGGCCGACGAGGGATTCGCGGCGATCGAGGCCGTCGACCTCGTGATCTGCGACGAGGCGACCGACCAGGACCTCGTCGCCCCGTACGCGGCGCGCGACGTCCCGATGGTTCGCGCGTACGGCCGACTCGAGTGTCCGACCGCGCTGTGCCAGACGACGGGAACCGACCCCGTCGCGGGTACCGGCGTCGGCCGTCCGCTCCCGGACTGTCGGGCCCGTCTCGTCGACGACGAGGGAACCACCCTCGACGGCGCGGTTGAAGGGCGTCTCCAGCTGTCGGGTCCGGTGCTCGCGACGGACTACGTCGCCGCGTCCGGAACCGACGACGAGGAGTGGTACGAGCCCGCGATCGAGGAAGCCGCGGAATCCGCCGCGAGCGACGACGGCCTCGACGGCACTGACGAACCCGCCGGCGAGGGCGAACCCGATCACAGCGGCGATGCCGACGGTGACCGCGGCCGATTCGAAGACAACTGGTTCGATACCGGCGACCGGTTCCGTCGGGACGAGGACGGGTCGTACCACTCAATGTGA
- a CDS encoding DUF2270 domain-containing protein, which translates to MIGGDPDFDPEASEEREIGREMVDKSTGLGSVTAHLYRGEISRVTTWRDRLDQTTNWAVTVMAAILVYAFSSDGTSHVILLIGMLVMSVFLGIEARRYQSYDVWRSRVRLLQENLFANALDPSAGVELSRWRAELSEDYRNPTIKMPYSEALGRRLRRVYLPLLTVMLVSWLFRIGAYYPGQTWWQAASIAWVPGSVVLGGVLLGYGLAVGIAYWPRNRQAKGEVEETDYGEWKES; encoded by the coding sequence ATGATCGGAGGCGACCCTGATTTCGACCCGGAAGCGTCCGAAGAGCGGGAGATCGGTCGCGAGATGGTCGACAAGAGTACTGGCCTCGGGTCGGTCACCGCGCACCTCTACCGGGGGGAAATCTCGCGCGTCACCACCTGGCGCGATCGACTCGACCAGACCACCAACTGGGCGGTCACTGTCATGGCCGCGATCCTCGTCTATGCGTTCTCGAGCGACGGGACCTCGCACGTGATCCTGCTGATCGGGATGCTCGTGATGTCGGTGTTTCTCGGGATCGAGGCGCGGCGGTACCAGAGCTACGACGTGTGGCGTTCGCGGGTGCGATTGCTGCAGGAGAACCTGTTCGCGAACGCCCTCGATCCGTCCGCGGGCGTGGAACTATCGCGCTGGCGAGCGGAGTTGAGCGAAGACTACCGCAACCCGACGATCAAGATGCCGTATTCCGAGGCGCTCGGGCGACGTCTCCGTCGGGTGTACCTCCCGTTACTAACCGTTATGCTGGTCAGCTGGCTGTTCCGGATCGGCGCGTACTACCCGGGCCAGACCTGGTGGCAGGCCGCGTCGATAGCCTGGGTACCGGGCTCGGTCGTCCTCGGCGGCGTCCTGCTCGGCTACGGGCTCGCGGTGGGGATCGCCTACTGGCCGCGTAACCGGCAGGCGAAAGGCGAGGTCGAGGAGACCGATTACGGCGAGTGGAAAGAGTCCTGA
- a CDS encoding alpha/beta fold hydrolase: MPTAATGSVSLYYDRQGDGDPVVFVPEAGLGGWLWGWQHAAVAGPYEAIVWDLRGTGRSDAPPGPYALETLVGDLTAVLNECGVRKAHVAGCGLGGAVALAAARTTNRVETLTLFGTAPRGETYDLDPLFAPPDDRAALRDSLAAGLSEDFLESQPDAVDGVVDWRADGDADRAGWEAQVAALEEFDATDWLVEVTQPTRVIHGTDDELVPDEAGEDLARSLPRGEFVPIDGAGHLCFVERSRTVNDLLADALETGTEDEWG, translated from the coding sequence ATGCCCACCGCCGCTACCGGCTCCGTCTCGCTGTACTACGATCGCCAGGGCGACGGCGATCCCGTCGTCTTCGTCCCCGAGGCCGGCCTCGGGGGCTGGCTGTGGGGGTGGCAACACGCCGCCGTCGCCGGCCCGTACGAGGCGATCGTCTGGGACCTCCGGGGGACGGGTCGATCGGACGCGCCGCCGGGTCCGTACGCGCTGGAGACGCTCGTCGGGGACCTGACGGCCGTGCTGAACGAGTGCGGCGTCCGAAAAGCGCACGTCGCCGGCTGCGGTCTCGGCGGTGCCGTCGCGCTCGCCGCGGCCCGGACCACGAACCGGGTCGAGACGCTGACGCTGTTCGGAACCGCGCCGCGGGGCGAGACGTACGATCTCGACCCGCTGTTCGCGCCGCCGGACGATCGGGCGGCGCTCCGTGACTCGCTCGCGGCGGGCCTCTCGGAGGACTTCCTCGAGTCTCAGCCCGACGCGGTGGACGGCGTCGTCGACTGGCGGGCGGACGGCGACGCCGATCGAGCGGGCTGGGAGGCGCAGGTCGCCGCACTCGAGGAGTTCGATGCGACGGACTGGCTCGTGGAGGTCACTCAGCCGACGCGCGTGATCCACGGCACCGACGACGAACTCGTTCCAGACGAGGCTGGCGAAGACCTCGCGCGCAGCCTCCCGCGCGGCGAGTTCGTCCCGATCGACGGCGCGGGCCACCTGTGCTTCGTCGAGCGATCGCGGACGGTCAACGACCTGCTCGCGGACGCTCTCGAAACCGGAACCGAAGACGAGTGGGGGTGA
- a CDS encoding M20/M25/M40 family metallo-hydrolase — protein sequence MQISAWDDELRSFVDELCGFESTAGNEAPAQEWIREYLSDAGFETYRWDADTEVLAGHPSFPDDSDEIETADRPSVAGVLEFGDPGAGRTLVLNGHVDVVPTGSGWKGDPFEPRWVDDAGAAGRLVARGAADMKAGLATCVFAARHLAASEPDVDGRLVVESVVGEEEGGIGAAAAAIENPYPFSRDAAIVAEPTECRPVTATEGSVMKRLRLEGRSAHAASRWRGESVLPRFERIRRAFEDLEAERAERVSHPLYEEFPISWPVCFGRVEAGRWASSVPDRLEAEVRIGVAPGETVAEVEREFEERLAAVVAEDSFLESHPPTFERFSIQFEPAETDADEPVVRAVQSAMADAGLEDTDVRGATYGADSRHYVRAEIPTVLFGPGTVDQAHFPEESIAWEEVLTAGEVLAAAAQAYLAG from the coding sequence ATGCAAATTTCGGCGTGGGACGACGAACTGCGGTCGTTCGTCGACGAACTCTGCGGGTTCGAGTCGACGGCTGGAAACGAGGCGCCCGCCCAGGAGTGGATCCGAGAGTACCTCTCTGACGCCGGCTTCGAGACCTACCGGTGGGACGCCGACACGGAGGTCCTCGCTGGCCACCCGTCGTTTCCGGACGACTCCGACGAGATCGAGACGGCCGATCGGCCGAGCGTCGCGGGCGTACTCGAGTTCGGCGACCCGGGCGCCGGCCGAACCCTCGTACTGAATGGCCACGTCGACGTGGTCCCGACGGGCAGCGGCTGGAAGGGCGATCCGTTCGAACCGCGGTGGGTCGACGACGCCGGCGCGGCCGGTCGGCTCGTCGCCCGCGGCGCGGCGGACATGAAAGCCGGGTTGGCGACGTGCGTGTTCGCGGCCCGCCACCTCGCGGCGTCGGAACCGGACGTCGACGGCCGGCTCGTCGTCGAGAGCGTCGTCGGCGAAGAAGAGGGCGGCATCGGCGCGGCGGCCGCGGCGATCGAGAACCCGTACCCGTTCTCGCGGGACGCGGCGATCGTCGCCGAGCCGACCGAGTGTCGGCCGGTGACGGCGACGGAGGGAAGCGTGATGAAGCGGCTCCGACTCGAGGGCCGATCGGCGCACGCGGCGTCCCGCTGGCGGGGTGAGTCGGTCCTCCCCAGGTTCGAGCGCATCCGCCGGGCGTTCGAGGATCTGGAGGCCGAGCGTGCCGAGCGCGTGAGCCACCCGTTATACGAGGAGTTCCCGATCTCGTGGCCGGTCTGTTTCGGCCGCGTGGAGGCGGGCCGGTGGGCGTCGTCAGTGCCGGACCGGCTCGAAGCGGAGGTCCGAATCGGCGTGGCGCCCGGCGAGACGGTCGCCGAGGTCGAACGGGAGTTTGAGGAGCGACTGGCCGCGGTCGTCGCCGAGGACTCGTTCCTCGAATCCCACCCGCCGACGTTCGAGCGCTTCTCGATCCAGTTCGAACCCGCGGAGACCGACGCCGACGAACCGGTCGTTCGGGCGGTTCAGTCGGCGATGGCCGACGCCGGACTCGAGGACACCGACGTCCGCGGTGCGACTTACGGCGCCGACAGCCGCCACTACGTGCGCGCCGAGATTCCGACCGTGCTGTTCGGGCCGGGAACCGTCGACCAGGCCCACTTCCCCGAGGAGTCGATCGCGTGGGAGGAGGTCCTGACCGCGGGGGAGGTTCTCGCGGCGGCGGCCCAGGCGTATCTGGCGGGCTGA
- the alaS gene encoding alanine--tRNA ligase, whose translation MSELAEEYRLEYFESEGFERKECVECGAHFWTRDRDRETCGEPPCAEYDFIGNPGFEEEYSLEEMREAFLSFFEEHGHERIDPYPVAANRWRDDVLLTQASIYDFQPLVTSGKTPPPANPLTISQPCIRMQDIDNVGKTGRHTMAFEMMAHHAFNTREDVPEDEYAYHGEVYWKDRTVELCDELLDSMGADITEVTYIEDPWVGGGNAGPAIEVIYRGLELATLVFMCMEQDPEGEYELKDGNRYSYMDTYIVDTGYGLERWTWMSQGTATVYEAIYPDMIDFLRDNAGIDYTDEETELVNRAARLSGQLDIDDVDDVEAARDDLAAELGVDTDELRRLVEPLEDIYAIADHCRTLAYMFGDGIVPSNVGTGYLARMVLRRTKRLCDNVGVDAPLDELVDMQAERLEYENRDTIRDIVRTEVEKYRETLERGGRRVESLAEEYAKKGEPVPTEELIELYDSHGIQPDMVAEIADDVGAEVDVPDDFYSLVAQRHDTVEAAEESTGDAEERFEDLPETEKLYYDDQQRTQFEAVVLDVFEREDGYDVVLDQTMFYPEGGGQPADTGTLSTDDTTVEVSDVQIEDGVILHRTDDHPGKGEFVNGQVDAARRRQLMRHHTATHIIMHSARTVLGEHVRQAGAQKGVDSSRIDLRHYDRIDRAAVKEIERVANEIVMDNTAVSQEWPDRHDAEAEYGFDLYQGGIPPGEQIRLIHVDEDVQACGGTHVARTGEIGTIKVLNTERVQDGVERIVFAAGEAALESTQRTEDALYAAADVLDVSPENVPETAERFFEEWKDRGKRIEDLKEQLAAARAGGGGGGEEVDVGDATAIVDRIDADMDELRATANALVEDGKIAVLGSGESGAQFVVAVPDGVGVNAGEVVGELARKVGGGGGGPPDFAQGGGPDADALDDALDDAPDVLQNVLNA comes from the coding sequence ATGAGCGAACTGGCGGAGGAGTACCGACTCGAGTACTTCGAGTCGGAAGGATTCGAGCGCAAGGAGTGCGTCGAGTGTGGCGCGCACTTCTGGACGCGCGATCGGGACCGGGAGACCTGCGGCGAGCCGCCGTGTGCGGAGTACGACTTCATCGGGAACCCCGGCTTCGAGGAGGAGTACAGCCTGGAGGAGATGCGCGAGGCCTTCCTCTCCTTTTTCGAGGAGCACGGCCACGAGCGGATCGATCCCTACCCCGTCGCGGCGAACCGCTGGCGCGACGACGTCCTGCTCACCCAGGCGTCGATCTACGACTTCCAGCCGCTGGTGACCAGCGGCAAGACGCCGCCGCCGGCCAATCCGCTGACGATCTCTCAGCCCTGCATCCGGATGCAGGACATCGACAACGTCGGCAAGACGGGCCGGCACACGATGGCCTTCGAGATGATGGCCCACCACGCCTTCAACACGCGCGAGGACGTCCCCGAGGACGAGTACGCCTACCACGGCGAGGTGTACTGGAAGGATCGGACCGTCGAACTCTGCGACGAACTGCTGGACTCGATGGGCGCCGACATCACCGAGGTCACCTACATCGAAGATCCGTGGGTCGGCGGCGGTAACGCCGGCCCCGCGATCGAGGTCATCTACCGCGGGCTGGAGTTGGCGACCCTCGTCTTCATGTGCATGGAGCAAGACCCCGAAGGCGAGTACGAGCTCAAGGACGGGAACCGCTACTCCTACATGGACACGTACATCGTCGACACGGGCTACGGGCTCGAGCGGTGGACCTGGATGAGCCAGGGCACGGCGACGGTCTACGAGGCGATCTACCCCGACATGATCGACTTCCTCAGGGACAACGCGGGGATCGACTACACCGACGAGGAGACGGAACTCGTCAACCGCGCCGCGCGCCTGTCGGGTCAGCTCGACATCGACGACGTCGACGATGTCGAGGCGGCTCGCGACGATCTCGCGGCCGAACTCGGCGTCGATACCGACGAACTCCGCCGACTGGTCGAACCACTGGAGGACATCTACGCGATCGCCGACCACTGCCGGACGCTGGCGTACATGTTCGGCGACGGCATCGTCCCCTCGAACGTCGGGACGGGCTACCTCGCGCGGATGGTCCTCCGCCGAACCAAGCGGCTGTGTGACAACGTCGGCGTCGACGCACCGCTGGACGAACTCGTCGACATGCAGGCCGAGCGCCTGGAGTACGAGAACCGCGATACGATCCGCGACATCGTCCGCACCGAAGTCGAGAAGTACCGCGAGACGCTCGAACGCGGCGGCCGCCGGGTCGAGAGCCTGGCCGAGGAGTACGCGAAGAAGGGCGAACCCGTTCCGACGGAGGAGCTGATCGAACTCTACGACTCCCACGGCATCCAGCCCGATATGGTCGCCGAGATCGCCGACGACGTCGGCGCCGAGGTCGACGTTCCGGACGACTTCTACAGCCTGGTCGCCCAGCGCCACGACACCGTCGAAGCGGCCGAGGAGTCCACCGGCGACGCGGAGGAGCGGTTCGAGGACCTCCCCGAGACCGAGAAGCTCTACTACGACGACCAGCAGCGAACCCAGTTCGAGGCGGTCGTCCTCGACGTCTTCGAACGCGAGGACGGCTACGACGTCGTCTTAGACCAGACGATGTTCTACCCCGAGGGCGGCGGTCAGCCCGCCGACACGGGAACGCTCTCGACCGACGACACCACCGTCGAGGTTTCTGACGTCCAGATCGAGGACGGCGTGATCCTCCACCGCACCGACGACCACCCCGGCAAGGGCGAGTTCGTCAACGGCCAGGTCGACGCCGCGCGCCGGCGCCAGCTCATGCGCCACCACACGGCGACGCACATCATCATGCACTCCGCACGCACCGTGCTCGGCGAGCACGTCCGCCAGGCCGGCGCCCAGAAGGGCGTCGACTCCTCGCGGATCGACCTCCGCCACTACGATCGCATCGATCGCGCGGCCGTCAAGGAGATCGAACGCGTCGCAAACGAGATCGTGATGGACAACACCGCGGTGAGCCAGGAGTGGCCCGATCGCCACGACGCCGAGGCCGAGTACGGTTTCGACCTCTACCAGGGCGGCATCCCGCCGGGCGAGCAGATCCGGCTGATCCACGTCGACGAGGACGTGCAAGCGTGTGGCGGCACCCACGTCGCCCGAACCGGCGAGATCGGCACCATCAAGGTGCTCAACACGGAGCGCGTCCAGGACGGCGTCGAACGGATCGTCTTCGCGGCGGGCGAGGCCGCCCTCGAATCGACCCAGCGCACGGAGGACGCCCTCTACGCGGCGGCCGACGTCCTCGACGTCTCCCCCGAGAACGTTCCCGAGACCGCCGAACGGTTCTTCGAGGAGTGGAAGGACCGCGGCAAGCGGATCGAGGACCTGAAAGAACAGCTCGCTGCGGCGCGCGCCGGCGGCGGTGGCGGCGGCGAGGAGGTCGACGTCGGCGACGCGACGGCGATCGTCGATCGGATCGACGCCGACATGGACGAACTTCGAGCGACCGCGAACGCCCTCGTCGAGGACGGCAAGATCGCCGTGCTCGGAAGCGGCGAGAGCGGCGCGCAGTTCGTCGTTGCGGTGCCCGACGGCGTCGGCGTCAACGCCGGCGAGGTCGTCGGCGAACTCGCCCGGAAGGTCGGCGGCGGCGGCGGCGGCCCGCCGGACTTCGCCCAGGGTGGCGGTCCAGACGCCGACGCGCTTGACGACGCACTCGACGACGCGCCGGATGTGTTGCAGAACGTGCTGAACGCCTGA
- a CDS encoding PAS domain-containing sensor histidine kinase — MTVIVLYVAATGADASRGAGDLERSASGVSAVPAVSLEAIRDRAPAADCVVFAETPTTADGAHLLDVIDACGETPLVLYADAAYAPTAARATAGIDGYVRRDGDRSTVHLADEIRWIARGPAPADEPTALPSAPSDAGDRSGANDGAASADARLSSLLEAVPDPAVRYAIVDGEAIVRDVNAAFETVFDEDAPALRGTRLADHHALDAVETGDRTSADRGDDGPSRAFVRCGTPEGRRDFLVTVATCEREDRAVGVATFRDVTDRKRRERALSAQRARLEAFERIVNQELRNRLNLAQGYLAAARETGDPDHAAEVEIAHDRLAESIDALLKLSRRRGVIATVEPVALHDLARRAWARLDDDDRDGRLLHVAEDRLLEADKERLTDALEHLFRSAEPADEGPVTLRVGATPNGFFVADDVPGPDADRERLLEPGADRADRCGYGYGIVTRIAEAHGWSVSINERAAGGTRVEFVGVETDDDWLFSDSTRDPALDRIRNVEN, encoded by the coding sequence ATGACCGTCATCGTCCTGTACGTCGCAGCCACCGGCGCCGACGCGAGTCGCGGGGCCGGCGACCTCGAGCGGAGCGCGTCCGGCGTTTCGGCCGTCCCGGCCGTCTCCCTCGAAGCGATCCGCGATCGCGCGCCCGCCGCCGACTGCGTCGTCTTCGCGGAGACGCCGACGACCGCCGACGGCGCGCATCTGCTCGACGTGATCGACGCCTGCGGCGAAACGCCGCTGGTGCTCTACGCCGACGCGGCCTACGCTCCGACGGCCGCGCGAGCGACCGCCGGCATCGACGGCTACGTCCGTCGCGACGGCGATCGATCGACGGTCCACCTCGCCGACGAGATCCGCTGGATCGCTCGCGGTCCCGCCCCCGCAGACGAGCCGACCGCGCTTCCGAGCGCGCCGAGCGACGCCGGCGACCGCTCCGGAGCGAACGACGGGGCCGCTTCGGCGGACGCCCGGCTCTCGTCGCTCCTCGAGGCGGTTCCCGATCCCGCGGTTCGGTACGCGATCGTCGACGGCGAAGCGATTGTCCGGGACGTCAACGCCGCGTTCGAAACCGTCTTCGACGAAGACGCCCCGGCGCTCCGGGGAACGCGACTCGCGGACCACCACGCGCTCGACGCCGTCGAGACGGGCGATCGGACGAGCGCCGATCGAGGGGACGACGGGCCGTCGCGTGCGTTCGTCCGGTGCGGGACGCCGGAGGGACGGCGAGACTTCCTCGTAACCGTCGCGACGTGCGAGCGCGAGGACCGCGCCGTCGGCGTCGCGACGTTCAGGGACGTCACCGATCGCAAACGCCGCGAGCGAGCGCTCTCCGCCCAGCGGGCGCGGCTCGAGGCGTTCGAACGGATCGTCAACCAGGAACTGCGCAACCGACTCAACCTCGCACAAGGATACCTGGCGGCCGCACGAGAGACGGGCGATCCCGACCACGCCGCGGAGGTCGAAATCGCACACGACCGCCTCGCCGAGTCGATCGACGCGCTCCTGAAACTCTCCCGGCGGCGGGGCGTGATCGCGACCGTCGAGCCGGTCGCGCTCCACGATCTGGCCAGACGAGCCTGGGCGCGCCTCGACGACGACGACCGGGACGGACGGCTGCTACACGTCGCCGAGGATCGACTCCTCGAAGCCGACAAGGAGCGGCTCACCGACGCCCTCGAGCACCTCTTTCGAAGCGCCGAACCGGCGGACGAGGGGCCGGTCACGCTCCGCGTCGGCGCGACGCCGAACGGATTCTTCGTCGCCGACGACGTTCCCGGTCCGGACGCCGATCGGGAACGACTCCTCGAACCCGGCGCCGACCGCGCCGATCGGTGCGGCTACGGCTACGGGATCGTCACCCGAATCGCCGAGGCCCACGGCTGGTCGGTTTCGATCAACGAGCGCGCCGCGGGCGGGACGCGCGTCGAGTTCGTCGGCGTCGAAACGGACGACGACTGGCTGTTCTCCGACTCGACCCGCGATCCGGCGCTCGATCGGATCCGAAACGTCGAAAACTAA
- a CDS encoding replication factor C small subunit, giving the protein MSEADDQAAEPTPGRTEVWIEKYRPERLDEIKGHENIIPRLQRYVERDDLPHLMFAGPAGTGKTTASQAVARELYGDDWRENFLELNASDQRGIDVVRDRIKDFARSSFGGYDHRIIFLDEADALTSDAQSALRRTMEQFSNNTRFILSCNYSSQIIDPIQSRCAVFRFTELSVEAVEAQVREIAENEGIDVTDDGVDALVYAADGDMRKAINGLQAAAVMGETVDEETVFALTSTARPEEVEEMVEHAIDGDFTAARAALEDLLTDRGLAGGDVIDQLHRSAWQFDIPEPATVRLLERLGEADYRITEGANERLQLEALLASLALESE; this is encoded by the coding sequence ATGAGCGAGGCCGACGACCAGGCGGCGGAGCCGACCCCCGGCAGGACCGAGGTCTGGATCGAGAAGTACCGCCCGGAGCGGCTCGACGAGATCAAGGGCCACGAGAATATCATTCCGAGACTGCAGCGGTACGTCGAGCGGGACGACCTGCCGCACCTCATGTTCGCGGGGCCGGCCGGGACGGGGAAGACGACCGCGTCACAGGCCGTCGCGCGGGAGCTTTACGGCGACGACTGGCGGGAGAACTTCCTCGAACTCAACGCCTCCGACCAGCGCGGGATCGACGTCGTTCGCGATCGCATCAAGGACTTCGCTCGATCGTCGTTCGGCGGCTACGACCACCGGATCATCTTTCTGGACGAGGCCGACGCGCTGACCAGCGACGCCCAGTCCGCGCTCCGCCGGACGATGGAGCAGTTCTCGAACAACACCCGCTTCATCCTCTCGTGTAACTACTCCAGCCAGATCATCGATCCGATCCAATCGCGGTGTGCGGTCTTCCGCTTCACCGAACTCTCCGTGGAGGCCGTCGAGGCGCAGGTTCGCGAGATCGCCGAGAACGAGGGGATCGACGTGACCGACGACGGCGTCGACGCGCTGGTCTACGCGGCCGACGGCGACATGCGAAAGGCGATCAACGGCCTCCAGGCCGCGGCCGTCATGGGCGAAACCGTCGACGAGGAGACGGTCTTCGCGCTCACCTCGACCGCCCGCCCCGAGGAGGTCGAGGAGATGGTCGAGCACGCCATCGACGGCGACTTCACCGCCGCGCGCGCCGCGCTCGAGGATCTGCTGACCGATCGCGGCCTCGCCGGCGGCGACGTGATCGACCAACTGCATCGCTCCGCGTGGCAGTTCGACATCCCGGAGCCAGCGACGGTGCGCCTGCTCGAACGGCTGGGCGAGGCCGACTACCGGATCACGGAGGGGGCGAACGAGCGACTGCAACTCGAGGCGCTGCTGGCCTCGCTGGCGCTCGAAAGCGAGTGA